From Coffea arabica cultivar ET-39 chromosome 2e, Coffea Arabica ET-39 HiFi, whole genome shotgun sequence, the proteins below share one genomic window:
- the LOC113733309 gene encoding wax ester synthase/diacylglycerol acyltransferase 11, with protein MDSPTGIRWRRLGGLKPIKTKRKSKEVEADTNKNMVEEEEPLSPSARLFHEPNFNVHVTTILGIKTPLSPQVIKEKLMHTLVKHPRFSSLQVVDEKTGEMKWVRTKVDIDQHVVVPDLDRNMGSPDKFVEDYVYNLSKSSLDKSKPLWDLHLLNVKTSDAQGVAVVRIHHSLGDGTSLMSLLLACTRQVADPDKLPTIPGQNKKTTNSFSGLSKPKFWKYYLIAVWLFIQLIWNTIRDIVMFGATALFLKDTKTPIKAPPCSELNPRRVVYRIVSLDDMKVVKNAMNMTINDVALGITQAGLSRYLNRRYAEGKKDEGETQKRNNLPKNIRLRSTILINLRPSAGIQVLADMMEKDAEAKWGNWIGFVLLPYKIALRDDPLDYVREAKATIDRKKNSLEAVYTFSIADLVLKFFGVKASSDLSHRIITQTTMCVSNIVGPQEEIGFYGHPIAYLASGSYGQPHALMINFQSYVNKMTMVLSVDESVIPDPHQLLDDLQLSLQLIKDAVLASC; from the exons ATGGATTCTCCAACAGGCATAAGATGGAGGAGACTAGGGGGCCTCAAACCTATTAAAACCAAGAGGAAAAGTAAAGAAGTAGAAGCGGATACTAACAAGAATAtggtagaagaagaagaaccatTAAGCCCCTCAGCTCGTTTGTTTCACGAGCCCAACTTCAATGTCCATGTCACGACCATCCTGGGAATCAAAACTCCACTTTCCCCACAAGTTATTAAGGAGAAGCTGATGCACACTTTGGTTAAGCATCCTCGCTTCTCAAGCTTGCAG GTTGTGGATGAGAAAACTGGAGAGATGAAATGGGTTCGGACAAAGGTGGACATAGATCAGCATGTTGTGGTACCAGACCTGGACCGCAACATGGGATCACCAGACAAGTTTGTGGAGGACTACGTATACAACCTTAGCAAATCCAGTCTTGACAAGTCTAAACCTCTTTGGGACCTCCATCTTCTCAATGTCAAAACATCTGATGCTCAAGGTGTTGCGGTCGTCCGCATCCATCATTCTCTGGGAGATGGCACGTCTCTAATGTCCCTTCTACTGGCTTGCACCCGCCAAGTAGCTGATCCAGATAAACTGCCAACAATTCCAGGCCAGAATAAGAAGACCACCAACTCGTTTTCAGGCCTCTCAAAGCCGAAGTTCTGGAAGTATTACTTAATTGCTGTATGGTTGTTCATCCAATTAATTTGGAATACCATAAGAGACATTGTGATGTTTGGAGCTACAGCGTTGTTTTTGAAAGATACCAAAACTCCAATCAAGGCTCCCCCATGTTCCGAGTTAAACCCCAGGCGAGTTGTTTACAGGATTGTTAGCCTTGACGACATGAAGGTGGTGAAAAATGCAATGAACATG ACCATAAACGATGTTGCACTTGGAATTACGCAAGCTGGTTTGTCTCGGTATCTCAATCGGAGATATG CTGAAGGTAAGAAAGATGAGGGGGAGACTCAGAAGAGAAACAACCTGCCGAAGAATATTCGACTGAGGTCAACCATCCTGATTAACCTGAGGCCATCTGCAGGAATTCAG GTTTTAGCAGATATGATGGAGAAAGACGCTGAAGCCAAGTGGGGAAACTGGATTGGTTTCGTGCTTCTTCCCTATAAAATTGCATTACGAGACGATCCTCTGGATTATGTTAGAGAAGCAAAGGCAACCATTGATAGGAAGAAGAATTCCCTTGAGGCCGTTTACACATTCTCCATTGCTGATTTGGTGCTCAAATTTTTCGGAGTTAAG GCATCCAGTGACCTATCTCACAGAATTATCACGCAGACAACAATGTGCGTCTCCAACATAGTTGGACCACAAGAAGAAATCGGGTTCTATGGCCATCCAATTGCATATCTTGCTTCAGGTTCTTATGGCCAACCCCAT GCACTGATGATTAATTTCCAAAGCTATGTGAACAAGATGACTATGGTTCTATCAGTCGATGAAAGCGTCATTCCTGACCCTCACCAGCTGCTTGATGACCTACAGCTATCACTCCAGCTCATCAAGGATGCAGTCCTAGCTAGCTGCTAG
- the LOC140036472 gene encoding uncharacterized protein has protein sequence MVEVTSEVSPSTVALAAAARQTGGKLVCILPEVKENKSQQLIEESGLNDIVEFETGDPVDVLHNYENIDFSLIDCTSDNYKKLLDQLNVNPRRSVVVANNLVEGCKGLEGHLRGVEKEAKVRSIKHPIGKGMEITLIGKFSDHNKREKDRGSLSRAEKKGGIVKKTDKSKWIVKVDEKSGEENFYRLSPR, from the coding sequence ATGGTTGAGGTCACATCTGAAGTCTCTCCATCAACGGTGGCATTAGCAGCAGCCGCCCGCCAAACCGGAGGCAAACTTGTGTGCATTCTTCCAGAAGTAAAAGAGAACAAATCCCAGCAATTGATTGAAGAATCAGGGCTAAATGACATAGTAGAGTTTGAAACTGGAGACCCTGTTGATGTATTGCACAATTATGAGAACATTGATTTCTCTCTGATTGATTGCACGAGTGATAATTACAAGAAGTTGTTGGACCAGCTGAATGTGAATCCAAGAAGATCTGTGGTGGTGGCGAATAATTTGGTGGAAGGATGTAAAGGTTTGGAAGGCCATCTGAGAGGCGTTGAGAAAGAGGCTAAAGTGAGGTCCATAAAGCATCCCATAGGCAAAGGGATGGAGATAACATTGATAGGAAAATTCAGTGATCAtaataaaagggaaaaggaCCGGGGAAGCCTCTCTAGAGCAGAGAAAAAAGGTGGTATTGTTAAGAAAACAGATAAGAGCAAATGGATAGTTAAGGTGGATGAGAAAAGTGGTGAGGAGAACTTCTACAGATTATCGCCAAGATGA
- the LOC140037385 gene encoding pathogenesis-related protein 1C-like yields the protein MEESWKTCRSTSNFIASIIIIIMMSSCILAVNSSSMQNQCQGHQIQRPPPLAPPSLLTADDEAFLADHNKVRLHAGEPPFVWDSKLASYARVYAQKRKQDCDLIHSDGPYGENIFWGEGNHWGAADAVRLWVREHRYYDRATISCKPGKVCGHYTQIVWRESVRLGCARVECSNGDTFAICSYDPPGNYVGDDPFAFNDNTN from the coding sequence atggAAGAATCTTGGAAAACTTGTAGGAGTACTAGTAATTTCATCGCCtcgatcatcatcatcataatgATGTCATCATGCATCTTAGCAGTTAATTCCTCCTCCATGCAAAACCAATGCCAAGGGCATCAAATACAACGTCCACCACCCCTGGCACCGCCATCGTTATTAACAGCAGATGATGAAGCATTTCTAGCAGACCACAACAAAGTCCGCCTCCACGCCGGCGAACCGCCTTTCGTGTGGGACTCCAAGCTGGCCTCTTATGCCCGGGTATACGCCCAAAAGCGCAAGCAAGACTGCGATTTGATCCACTCCGACGGTCCCTACGGGGAGAACATCTTCTGGGGTGAGGGAAACCACTGGGGGGCGGCCGACGCGGTGCGGCTGTGGGTGAGGGAACATCGCTACTATGACCGGGCCACAATTAGCTGCAAGCCCGGAAAAGTCTGCGGGCATTATACCCAAATCGTGTGGAGAGAGAGCGTGAGGCTGGGATGTGCTCGTGTGGAATGCTCCAATGGTGATACTTTTGCAATATGTTCCTATGATCCTCCTGGAAATTACGTTGGGGATGACCCTTTCGCTTTCAATGATAACACCAATTAG